From Neodiprion pinetum isolate iyNeoPine1 chromosome 7, iyNeoPine1.2, whole genome shotgun sequence, a single genomic window includes:
- the Rtf1 gene encoding RNA polymerase-associated protein Rtf1 — translation MPKRKNHALIDSDSSGSASESGSDLDNDLLSLAKKKKGKSQEDSQSNNEDATHSDVKQAKQADSDTSDSDDDWGAKGGSKTKKKKQPAKRSKRKVTKSSSDDSTSEKDDAKVSEPEEGEVSDSDGSDSESSQEEFNDGYDDKLMGDAEDQARLAQMTEKEREQEIFKRIEQREIMKTRFEIEKKLRLAKKQELKKQKESKKKDKSTDEKKFDRAPDPKERSKDRKKTIEEKQDKKFHAMSLLKARREEKKEREEKEKQRIELQQQQSKDAEEEELEDDHKGGSNKTKLKASDIYSDDSGSSDSQEEDEPARTTSQRRSSSSDSRDSDSETDKKSVTSTKTRPKKPIYVNTKDDLNKVRLSRHKMERFVHLPFFDRVVQGCFVRIGIGNNNGKPVYRVAEISGVCETGKIYQLGGTRTNKGLKLRHGAQERVFRLEFVSNQEFTETEFFKWKETCALQGISLPTFDEIEHKLKDIKEALVYEFKEEDIEKIVREKERFKQNPSNYAMKKAQLMRERDAANCRGDDETASRLNLQLGELEERASELDKMRTATISSISYINDRNRKRNVEEAEKAIMEEIKANKGKKIDDPFTRRSTKPRMVFKPDEEEVATVPSNNSGNKGSPQQTDDAPTTNNDKENAEAKKKSGSEDLFNAHDFDITIDLEVPLPSNPVSVLPKPVSNVKDTGPRRSLNLEDYKKKRGLI, via the exons ATGccgaaacgaaaaaatcatgCCCTTATCGACTCCGACAGCAGTGGAAGCGCGTCGGAAAGCGGATCTGACCTGGATAAC GATTTACTCTCTCtggcgaagaagaaaaaaggcaAATCACAGGAAGACTCCCAATCGAACAACGAAGATGCTACTCACAGTGATGTTAAACAAGCCAAGCAAGCAGACAGCGATACTTCCGACTCTGATGATGATTGGGGTGCGAAGGGCGGTTCAAAAACCAAGAAGAAAAAGCAACCTGCCAAACGTAGTAAGAGGAAAGTTACCAAGTCGAGCAGCGATGATAGCACGAGTGAAAAAGATGACGCTAAAGTATCGGAGCCCGAAGAAG GAGAAGTCTCTGATTCCGATGGAAGTGATTCGGAATCAAGTCAGGAAGAATTCAACGATGGTTATGATGATAAATTGATGGGAGATGCGGAGGATCAGGCCCGTCTTGCACAGATGACTGAAAAAGAACGGGAGCAGGAAATTTTCAAGCGCATAGAACAGCGAGAAATTATGAAGACCAGGTTTGAGATAGAGAAAAAGTTGCGCCTAGCCAAGAAACAGGAGCTGAAAAAGCAGAAAGAGTCTAAAAAGAAGGATAAAAGTACAGATGAAAAGAAGTTCGATCGAGCTCCTGATCCCAAAGAGAGAAGCAAAGATCGTAAGAAGACGATCGAAGAAAAGCAAGACAAGAAATTCCATGCTATGTCACTGCTCAAGGCTAgacgtgaagagaaaaaagaaagag aagagaaagagaagcaGAGGATAGAgttgcagcagcagcaatcCAAAGATGCTGAGGAAGAGGAACTAGAAGATGATCACAAAGGCGGTTCTAACAAGACTAAGCTCAAAGCTTCAGATATTTATTCAGATGATAGTGGATCATCAGACAGCCAAGAAGAAGATGAACCTGCAAGAACCACATCACAACGTAGATCCTCGTCTAGTGACAGCAGAGATTCAGACTCAGAGACGGACAAAAA ATCTGTAACTAGCACCAAGACCAGACCAAAGAAGCCAATTTATGTGAACACTAAGGACGATCTGAACAAAGTTAGATTATCACGTCACAAAATGGAAAGATTCGTGCACCTTCCGTTCTTCGATCGAGTCGTACAAGGCTGTTTTGTCCGTATTGGGATTGGTAATAACAATGGTAAACCCGTATACCGTGTAGCTGAAATTAGTGGGGTTTGCGAAACGGGTAAAATATACCAATTGGGAGGTACAAGAACCAATAAGGGATTAAAGTTGAGACACGGAGCACAGGAGCGAGTTTTTCGATTAGAATTCGTCTCTAATCAAGAATTCACAGAGACTGAATTCTTCAAATGGAAAGAGACATGTGCACTGCAAGGAATTTCATTGCCAACGTTTGACGAAATTGAACACAAACTGAAGGATATAAAGGAAGCGCTTGTTTATGAATTTAAAGAAGAAGATATAGAGAAAATAGtcagagagaaagaaagattcAAGCAAAACCCGTCCAATTATGCTATGAAGAAGGCTCAATTgatgagagaaagagacgcAGCAAATTGCAGAGGTGATGATGAAACGGCGAGTCGACTTAATCTGCAGCTTGGAGAACTGGAAGAACGGGCTTCGGAACTAGACAAAATGCGAACTGCCACTATTTCCAGTATTTCGTACATCAATGATCGCAATAGAAAGCGAAACGTTGAAGAAGCTGAGAAAGCAATCATG GAAGAAATTAAGGCTAacaaaggtaaaaaaattgacgatccATTTACCAGACGGAGTACAAAGCCAAGAATGGTATTCAAACCAGATGAAGAGGAGGTAGCCACAGTACCTAGTAATAACTCTGGGAATAAGGGGAGCCCTCAGCAAACGGATGATGCGCCGACAACAAATAACGATAAGGAAAATGCTGAGGCAAAAAAGAAATCTGGAAGCGAGGATTTGTTCAATGCTCACGATTTTGACATTACGATAGATCTAGAAGTACCTTTACCTA gCAATCCAGTCAGTGTTCTACCGAAACCAGTAAGCAACGTTAAAGATACGGGACCCCGGCGATCTTTGAACTTGGAGGATTATAAGAAGAAACGTGGTCTAATCTAA
- the Arp2 gene encoding actin-related protein 2 isoform X2 produces MDSQGRKVIVCDNGTGFVKCGYAGSNFPAHIFPSMVGRPIIRAVNKIGDIEIAFLQDLMVGDEASKLRSMLEVSYPMENGIVRNWEDMCHVWDYTFGKEKMNINPKECKILLTEPPMNPTKNRAKMIEVMFEKYGFDGTYIAIQAVLTLYAQGLLSGVVVDSGDGVTHICPVYEEFALPHLTRRLDIAGRDITRYLIKLLLLRGYAFNHSADFETVRMMKEKLCYIGYNIETEQRLALETTVLVEPYTLPDGRVIKVGGERFEAPEALFQPHLINVEGQGIAELVFNTIQAADIDIRSELYKHIVLSGGSTMYPGLPSRLERELKQLYLERVLKNDIDKLSKFKIRIEDPPRRKDMVFIGGAVLAEVMKDRDSFWITREEYEEKGLGVLNKLTARSS; encoded by the exons atggATAGCCAAGGACGGAAAGTAATCGTGTGTGACAATGGAACTGGG ttCGTCAAGTGCGGATATGCAGGCTCAAATTTTCCAGCACATATATTTCCCTCGATGGTTGGACGGCCTATTATAAGAGCCGTTAACAAGATTGGAGACATCGAA ATTGCTTTTTTGCAGGACTTGATGGTAGGCGACGAAGCGAGTAAACTTCGTTCAATGCTCGAAGTTAGTTATCCTATGGAAAATGGAATTGTCAG GAATTGGGAAGACATGTGCCACGTATGGGATTACACGTTTggcaaagaaaaaatgaatataaatccAAAAGAGTGCAAAATATTACTGACAGAACCGCCAATGAATCCAACAAAAAATCGTGCGAAGATGATAGAG GTAATGTTTGAAAAGTATGGATTCGATGGCACATACATCGCCATTCAGGCTGTTCTCACGCTCTACGCACAAGGTTTGCTCAGCGGAGTAGTTGTGGACTCTGGAGATGGTGTGACTCACATTTGCCCGGTTTATGAAGAATTCGCCCTGCCGCATCTGACGCGAAGATTGGATATAGCTGGGCGTGATATTACTAGATATTTAATAAAACTGTTACTGTTGCGAGGCTACGCATTCAATCACTCGGCAGATTTTGAGACTGTTAGAATGATGAAAGAGAAGCTGTGTTATATTGGatacaatattgaaacagaGCAAAGGTTAGCCCTTGAGACGACGGTCCTTGTGGAACCTTACACA CTTCCAGATGGCCGAGTTATCAAAGTTGGCGGAGAACGGTTCGAAGCACCCGAAGCTCTTTTTCAACCGCATCTAATCAATGTCGAAGGCCAAGGAATAGCGGAACTTGTTTTCAACACTATCCAAGCCGCGGACATTGATATTCGAAGTGAACTTTACAAGCATATTGTTCTCAGCGGGGGTAGCACTATGTATCCTGGACTTCCATCCAGGCTGGAACGTGAACTGAAGCAACTCTACCTTGAACGAGTTCTCAAAAACGATATTGACAAATTATCG aaatttaagATCAGGATCGAAGATCCTCCAAGGCGCAAGGACATGGTGTTTATTGGTGGTGCAGTGTTGGCAGAAGTCATGAAAGACCGTGACTCGTTCTGGATAACGAGGGAAGAATATGAAGAAAAGGGTCTTGGCGTACTAAACAAATTGACTGCCCGTTCTAGTTAA
- the Arp2 gene encoding actin-related protein 2 isoform X3 yields MDSQGRKVIVCDNGTGFVKCGYAGSNFPAHIFPSMVGRPIIRAVNKIGDIEVKDLMVGDEASKLRSMLEVSYPMENGIVRNWEDMCHVWDYTFGKEKMNINPKECKILLTEPPMNPTKNRAKMIEVMFEKYGFDGTYIAIQAVLTLYAQGLLSGVVVDSGDGVTHICPVYEEFALPHLTRRLDIAGRDITRYLIKLLLLRGYAFNHSADFETVRMMKEKLCYIGYNIETEQRLALETTVLVEPYTLPDGRVIKVGGERFEAPEALFQPHLINVEGQGIAELVFNTIQAADIDIRSELYKHIVLSGGSTMYPGLPSRLERELKQLYLERVLKNDIDKLSKFKIRIEDPPRRKDMVFIGGAVLAEVMKDRDSFWITREEYEEKGLGVLNKLTARSS; encoded by the exons atggATAGCCAAGGACGGAAAGTAATCGTGTGTGACAATGGAACTGGG ttCGTCAAGTGCGGATATGCAGGCTCAAATTTTCCAGCACATATATTTCCCTCGATGGTTGGACGGCCTATTATAAGAGCCGTTAACAAGATTGGAGACATCGAAGTTAAG GACTTGATGGTAGGCGACGAAGCGAGTAAACTTCGTTCAATGCTCGAAGTTAGTTATCCTATGGAAAATGGAATTGTCAG GAATTGGGAAGACATGTGCCACGTATGGGATTACACGTTTggcaaagaaaaaatgaatataaatccAAAAGAGTGCAAAATATTACTGACAGAACCGCCAATGAATCCAACAAAAAATCGTGCGAAGATGATAGAG GTAATGTTTGAAAAGTATGGATTCGATGGCACATACATCGCCATTCAGGCTGTTCTCACGCTCTACGCACAAGGTTTGCTCAGCGGAGTAGTTGTGGACTCTGGAGATGGTGTGACTCACATTTGCCCGGTTTATGAAGAATTCGCCCTGCCGCATCTGACGCGAAGATTGGATATAGCTGGGCGTGATATTACTAGATATTTAATAAAACTGTTACTGTTGCGAGGCTACGCATTCAATCACTCGGCAGATTTTGAGACTGTTAGAATGATGAAAGAGAAGCTGTGTTATATTGGatacaatattgaaacagaGCAAAGGTTAGCCCTTGAGACGACGGTCCTTGTGGAACCTTACACA CTTCCAGATGGCCGAGTTATCAAAGTTGGCGGAGAACGGTTCGAAGCACCCGAAGCTCTTTTTCAACCGCATCTAATCAATGTCGAAGGCCAAGGAATAGCGGAACTTGTTTTCAACACTATCCAAGCCGCGGACATTGATATTCGAAGTGAACTTTACAAGCATATTGTTCTCAGCGGGGGTAGCACTATGTATCCTGGACTTCCATCCAGGCTGGAACGTGAACTGAAGCAACTCTACCTTGAACGAGTTCTCAAAAACGATATTGACAAATTATCG aaatttaagATCAGGATCGAAGATCCTCCAAGGCGCAAGGACATGGTGTTTATTGGTGGTGCAGTGTTGGCAGAAGTCATGAAAGACCGTGACTCGTTCTGGATAACGAGGGAAGAATATGAAGAAAAGGGTCTTGGCGTACTAAACAAATTGACTGCCCGTTCTAGTTAA
- the Arp2 gene encoding actin-related protein 2 isoform X1 — MDSQGRKVIVCDNGTGFVKCGYAGSNFPAHIFPSMVGRPIIRAVNKIGDIEVKEEFYVRDLMVGDEASKLRSMLEVSYPMENGIVRNWEDMCHVWDYTFGKEKMNINPKECKILLTEPPMNPTKNRAKMIEVMFEKYGFDGTYIAIQAVLTLYAQGLLSGVVVDSGDGVTHICPVYEEFALPHLTRRLDIAGRDITRYLIKLLLLRGYAFNHSADFETVRMMKEKLCYIGYNIETEQRLALETTVLVEPYTLPDGRVIKVGGERFEAPEALFQPHLINVEGQGIAELVFNTIQAADIDIRSELYKHIVLSGGSTMYPGLPSRLERELKQLYLERVLKNDIDKLSKFKIRIEDPPRRKDMVFIGGAVLAEVMKDRDSFWITREEYEEKGLGVLNKLTARSS; from the exons atggATAGCCAAGGACGGAAAGTAATCGTGTGTGACAATGGAACTGGG ttCGTCAAGTGCGGATATGCAGGCTCAAATTTTCCAGCACATATATTTCCCTCGATGGTTGGACGGCCTATTATAAGAGCCGTTAACAAGATTGGAGACATCGAAGTTAAG gaGGAATTTTATGTCCGA GACTTGATGGTAGGCGACGAAGCGAGTAAACTTCGTTCAATGCTCGAAGTTAGTTATCCTATGGAAAATGGAATTGTCAG GAATTGGGAAGACATGTGCCACGTATGGGATTACACGTTTggcaaagaaaaaatgaatataaatccAAAAGAGTGCAAAATATTACTGACAGAACCGCCAATGAATCCAACAAAAAATCGTGCGAAGATGATAGAG GTAATGTTTGAAAAGTATGGATTCGATGGCACATACATCGCCATTCAGGCTGTTCTCACGCTCTACGCACAAGGTTTGCTCAGCGGAGTAGTTGTGGACTCTGGAGATGGTGTGACTCACATTTGCCCGGTTTATGAAGAATTCGCCCTGCCGCATCTGACGCGAAGATTGGATATAGCTGGGCGTGATATTACTAGATATTTAATAAAACTGTTACTGTTGCGAGGCTACGCATTCAATCACTCGGCAGATTTTGAGACTGTTAGAATGATGAAAGAGAAGCTGTGTTATATTGGatacaatattgaaacagaGCAAAGGTTAGCCCTTGAGACGACGGTCCTTGTGGAACCTTACACA CTTCCAGATGGCCGAGTTATCAAAGTTGGCGGAGAACGGTTCGAAGCACCCGAAGCTCTTTTTCAACCGCATCTAATCAATGTCGAAGGCCAAGGAATAGCGGAACTTGTTTTCAACACTATCCAAGCCGCGGACATTGATATTCGAAGTGAACTTTACAAGCATATTGTTCTCAGCGGGGGTAGCACTATGTATCCTGGACTTCCATCCAGGCTGGAACGTGAACTGAAGCAACTCTACCTTGAACGAGTTCTCAAAAACGATATTGACAAATTATCG aaatttaagATCAGGATCGAAGATCCTCCAAGGCGCAAGGACATGGTGTTTATTGGTGGTGCAGTGTTGGCAGAAGTCATGAAAGACCGTGACTCGTTCTGGATAACGAGGGAAGAATATGAAGAAAAGGGTCTTGGCGTACTAAACAAATTGACTGCCCGTTCTAGTTAA
- the LOC124223091 gene encoding NPC intracellular cholesterol transporter 2-like has translation MMREIFALSLVLVLASESAFATTVLKCGTNDPFPDSNTVKIANCGEPPCFLKKGTIVSVELKFKPTRNVNTLTTKATGALNGGFPQPFESVDESNACDYIFDVSGSKVDCPLTKDTEYIYKRRFPISRKYPVTNVNVHWALVENNEDIACFEVPAQIKK, from the exons aTGATGAGGGAAATTTTTGCGCTTTCGCTAGTTTTGGTTTTGGCCAGCGAATCGGCTTTCGCTACTACAGTTTTAAAATGTGGCACCA ACGATCCGTTTCCGGACTCGAACACCGTCAAGATAGCAAATTGCGGTGAGCCGCCGTGTTTTCTAAAGAAGGGAACGATCGTATCGGTCGAGCTGAAATTCAAGCCGACGAGAAACGTCAACACCCTGACGACGAAGGCTACGGGCGCTTTGAATGGAGGGTTCCCGCAACCTTTCGAAAGCGTCGACGAATCGAACGCCTGTGATTACATCTTCGACGTTTCGGGGTCGAAGGTCGACTGTCCGTTGACGAAGGACACCGAATACATTTACAAAAGAAGGTTCCCGATCAGTAGAAAATATCCAGTG ACAAACGTGAACGTGCATTGGGCCCTTGTCGAAAACAACGAAGACATTGCGTGTTTCGAGGTGCCAgcgcaaattaaaaaatag
- the LOC124223090 gene encoding uncharacterized protein isoform X3, giving the protein MFVELRVEMPNFVGSNDFENPFETNLIETLTASFKEMMIIDNSFETILESRNQYTKRYIELLVEVISIFLFVFGVGVCDIVWTRIWGVVDNQSIQSIWGTLATLHHPILLTLILDVNFCTFVRYMEKQFEDLNIGILKLTIEPDCADSSKRPGLQMYSRNFTVAKSVPEDEDTAAKSLVKDKYYVIQKIRKTHLSLTRLTKKMNTAFGVQNLLSVTESFVMITGLSYTIYSTFSSKSFNYYKLKEIISPTAWTLIYGYKIWVICHACYKVTTEMQRTGQVIYDLLGKKVDTELQKEIREFSLQMLQNPVSFDVCGLVTLDHSFLQQVIEFFNGFIHSYIFLCALFALNNR; this is encoded by the exons ATGTTCGTTGAACTTCGAGTCGAGATGCCGAATTTCGTTGGTTCGAATGACTTCGAAAATCCTTTCGAAACGAATCTAATCGAG ACGTTGACTGCGTCTTTCAAAGAAATGATGATAATAGATAACTCATTTGAAACTATTCTCGAATCTCGTAATCAATATACAAAACGGTATATCGAGCTACTGGTTGAAGTTATCAGCATTTTCTTATTCGTATTCGGTGTGGGCGTTTGTGACATCGTATGGACGCGGATATGGGGTGTGGTGGATAATCAATCGATACAATCAATATGGGGCACTTTAGCGACCCTACATCATCCGATACTTCTTACACTTATTTTAGACGTAAACTTCTGCACCTTTGTAAG ATACATGGAAAAGCAATTCGAAGACTTGAACATCGGTATATTGAAATTGACAATAGAACCTGACTGTGCCGACAGTAGCAAGAGACCAGGGCTGCAGATGTATTCTCGGAATTTTACGGTAGCGAAATCGGTACCTGAAGATGAAGATACTGCAGCCAAAAGTCTTGTAAAAGACAAGTACTACGTGATACAAAAAATTCG AAAAACTCACTTGAGTCTGACCAGGCTGACTAAGAAGATGAACACAGCCTTTGGCGTACAGAATCTGTTGTCTGTGACTGAATCTTTTGTCATGATCACCGGACTGTCATACACTATTTATAGTACTTTCTCATCGAAGAGTTTCAATTACTATAAGTTAAAAGAGATAATCTCCCCGACTGCATGGACCTTGATTTATGGGTATAAAATTTGGGTTATCTGTCACGCTTGCTATAAGGTTACTACAGag ATGCAAAGAACCGGGCAAGTAATTTACGACCTTCTCGGGAAAAAAGTAGATACTGAACTTCAAAAAGAG ATTAGAGAGTTTTCTCTACAGATGCTTCAAAATCCTGTTAGCTTTGACGTTTGCGGATTGGTAACCTTGGACCATTCATTCCTCCAACaggtgattgaattttttaacggtTTTATACACTCGTATATATTTCTGTGCGCATTGTTTGCTCTGAATAACAGGTGA
- the LOC124223090 gene encoding gustatory receptor for sugar taste 43a-like isoform X2, with translation MAQASDTGNISPTALVMYKALVYTNSSVTVMTPIIIWLRSKTLTASFKEMMIIDNSFETILESRNQYTKRYIELLVEVISIFLFVFGVGVCDIVWTRIWGVVDNQSIQSIWGTLATLHHPILLTLILDVNFCTFVRYMEKQFEDLNIGILKLTIEPDCADSSKRPGLQMYSRNFTVAKSVPEDEDTAAKSLVKDKYYVIQKIRKTHLSLTRLTKKMNTAFGVQNLLSVTESFVMITGLSYTIYSTFSSKSFNYYKLKEIISPTAWTLIYGYKIWVICHACYKVTTEMQRTGQVIYDLLGKKVDTELQKEIREFSLQMLQNPVSFDVCGLVTLDHSFLQQVIGSVTTYLVILIQMS, from the exons ATGGCACAGGCTTCAGATACTGGCAACATTTCACCCACGGCTCTTGTAATGTATAAAGCACTTGTTTATACAAACTCGTCCGTTACCGTGATGACTCCAATCATAATATGGCTTCGAAGTAAG ACGTTGACTGCGTCTTTCAAAGAAATGATGATAATAGATAACTCATTTGAAACTATTCTCGAATCTCGTAATCAATATACAAAACGGTATATCGAGCTACTGGTTGAAGTTATCAGCATTTTCTTATTCGTATTCGGTGTGGGCGTTTGTGACATCGTATGGACGCGGATATGGGGTGTGGTGGATAATCAATCGATACAATCAATATGGGGCACTTTAGCGACCCTACATCATCCGATACTTCTTACACTTATTTTAGACGTAAACTTCTGCACCTTTGTAAG ATACATGGAAAAGCAATTCGAAGACTTGAACATCGGTATATTGAAATTGACAATAGAACCTGACTGTGCCGACAGTAGCAAGAGACCAGGGCTGCAGATGTATTCTCGGAATTTTACGGTAGCGAAATCGGTACCTGAAGATGAAGATACTGCAGCCAAAAGTCTTGTAAAAGACAAGTACTACGTGATACAAAAAATTCG AAAAACTCACTTGAGTCTGACCAGGCTGACTAAGAAGATGAACACAGCCTTTGGCGTACAGAATCTGTTGTCTGTGACTGAATCTTTTGTCATGATCACCGGACTGTCATACACTATTTATAGTACTTTCTCATCGAAGAGTTTCAATTACTATAAGTTAAAAGAGATAATCTCCCCGACTGCATGGACCTTGATTTATGGGTATAAAATTTGGGTTATCTGTCACGCTTGCTATAAGGTTACTACAGag ATGCAAAGAACCGGGCAAGTAATTTACGACCTTCTCGGGAAAAAAGTAGATACTGAACTTCAAAAAGAG ATTAGAGAGTTTTCTCTACAGATGCTTCAAAATCCTGTTAGCTTTGACGTTTGCGGATTGGTAACCTTGGACCATTCATTCCTCCAACag GTGATTGGATCCGTAACGACCTACCTGGTGATCCTAATTCAAATGAGTTGA
- the LOC124223090 gene encoding uncharacterized protein isoform X1 gives MAQASDTGNISPTALVMYKALVYTNSSVTVMTPIIIWLRSKTLTASFKEMMIIDNSFETILESRNQYTKRYIELLVEVISIFLFVFGVGVCDIVWTRIWGVVDNQSIQSIWGTLATLHHPILLTLILDVNFCTFVRYMEKQFEDLNIGILKLTIEPDCADSSKRPGLQMYSRNFTVAKSVPEDEDTAAKSLVKDKYYVIQKIRKTHLSLTRLTKKMNTAFGVQNLLSVTESFVMITGLSYTIYSTFSSKSFNYYKLKEIISPTAWTLIYGYKIWVICHACYKVTTEMQRTGQVIYDLLGKKVDTELQKEIREFSLQMLQNPVSFDVCGLVTLDHSFLQQVIEFFNGFIHSYIFLCALFALNNR, from the exons ATGGCACAGGCTTCAGATACTGGCAACATTTCACCCACGGCTCTTGTAATGTATAAAGCACTTGTTTATACAAACTCGTCCGTTACCGTGATGACTCCAATCATAATATGGCTTCGAAGTAAG ACGTTGACTGCGTCTTTCAAAGAAATGATGATAATAGATAACTCATTTGAAACTATTCTCGAATCTCGTAATCAATATACAAAACGGTATATCGAGCTACTGGTTGAAGTTATCAGCATTTTCTTATTCGTATTCGGTGTGGGCGTTTGTGACATCGTATGGACGCGGATATGGGGTGTGGTGGATAATCAATCGATACAATCAATATGGGGCACTTTAGCGACCCTACATCATCCGATACTTCTTACACTTATTTTAGACGTAAACTTCTGCACCTTTGTAAG ATACATGGAAAAGCAATTCGAAGACTTGAACATCGGTATATTGAAATTGACAATAGAACCTGACTGTGCCGACAGTAGCAAGAGACCAGGGCTGCAGATGTATTCTCGGAATTTTACGGTAGCGAAATCGGTACCTGAAGATGAAGATACTGCAGCCAAAAGTCTTGTAAAAGACAAGTACTACGTGATACAAAAAATTCG AAAAACTCACTTGAGTCTGACCAGGCTGACTAAGAAGATGAACACAGCCTTTGGCGTACAGAATCTGTTGTCTGTGACTGAATCTTTTGTCATGATCACCGGACTGTCATACACTATTTATAGTACTTTCTCATCGAAGAGTTTCAATTACTATAAGTTAAAAGAGATAATCTCCCCGACTGCATGGACCTTGATTTATGGGTATAAAATTTGGGTTATCTGTCACGCTTGCTATAAGGTTACTACAGag ATGCAAAGAACCGGGCAAGTAATTTACGACCTTCTCGGGAAAAAAGTAGATACTGAACTTCAAAAAGAG ATTAGAGAGTTTTCTCTACAGATGCTTCAAAATCCTGTTAGCTTTGACGTTTGCGGATTGGTAACCTTGGACCATTCATTCCTCCAACaggtgattgaattttttaacggtTTTATACACTCGTATATATTTCTGTGCGCATTGTTTGCTCTGAATAACAGGTGA
- the LOC124223090 gene encoding uncharacterized protein isoform X4, with the protein MMIIDNSFETILESRNQYTKRYIELLVEVISIFLFVFGVGVCDIVWTRIWGVVDNQSIQSIWGTLATLHHPILLTLILDVNFCTFVRYMEKQFEDLNIGILKLTIEPDCADSSKRPGLQMYSRNFTVAKSVPEDEDTAAKSLVKDKYYVIQKIRKTHLSLTRLTKKMNTAFGVQNLLSVTESFVMITGLSYTIYSTFSSKSFNYYKLKEIISPTAWTLIYGYKIWVICHACYKVTTEMQRTGQVIYDLLGKKVDTELQKEIREFSLQMLQNPVSFDVCGLVTLDHSFLQQVIEFFNGFIHSYIFLCALFALNNR; encoded by the exons ATGATGATAATAGATAACTCATTTGAAACTATTCTCGAATCTCGTAATCAATATACAAAACGGTATATCGAGCTACTGGTTGAAGTTATCAGCATTTTCTTATTCGTATTCGGTGTGGGCGTTTGTGACATCGTATGGACGCGGATATGGGGTGTGGTGGATAATCAATCGATACAATCAATATGGGGCACTTTAGCGACCCTACATCATCCGATACTTCTTACACTTATTTTAGACGTAAACTTCTGCACCTTTGTAAG ATACATGGAAAAGCAATTCGAAGACTTGAACATCGGTATATTGAAATTGACAATAGAACCTGACTGTGCCGACAGTAGCAAGAGACCAGGGCTGCAGATGTATTCTCGGAATTTTACGGTAGCGAAATCGGTACCTGAAGATGAAGATACTGCAGCCAAAAGTCTTGTAAAAGACAAGTACTACGTGATACAAAAAATTCG AAAAACTCACTTGAGTCTGACCAGGCTGACTAAGAAGATGAACACAGCCTTTGGCGTACAGAATCTGTTGTCTGTGACTGAATCTTTTGTCATGATCACCGGACTGTCATACACTATTTATAGTACTTTCTCATCGAAGAGTTTCAATTACTATAAGTTAAAAGAGATAATCTCCCCGACTGCATGGACCTTGATTTATGGGTATAAAATTTGGGTTATCTGTCACGCTTGCTATAAGGTTACTACAGag ATGCAAAGAACCGGGCAAGTAATTTACGACCTTCTCGGGAAAAAAGTAGATACTGAACTTCAAAAAGAG ATTAGAGAGTTTTCTCTACAGATGCTTCAAAATCCTGTTAGCTTTGACGTTTGCGGATTGGTAACCTTGGACCATTCATTCCTCCAACaggtgattgaattttttaacggtTTTATACACTCGTATATATTTCTGTGCGCATTGTTTGCTCTGAATAACAGGTGA